A genomic segment from Polyangium mundeleinium encodes:
- a CDS encoding ABC transporter substrate-binding protein, translating into MNVREAARTFVKNPAQRTGFFLVLGLVGFSLLGPLLLPHDPNTSDFSLVRDALGAPPGPSRAHLLGTDALYRDVLARLAHGGRLSLGIAALATLIATLVGTVVGVTAGYAAGTRAGAIDVAFMRIVDILLALPFLLTVTAIGAFVGRSDTLTVLCVLGLSGWGGFARVLRAKTMQIRSLSFVTAARALGAGHVRIVLRHVLPNAANSIAVLATTSVGQMMLAEAVLGYLSLGVPPPEATWGRMLHEAEPFVGTRLGLVAAPAIAILLSVLAFGRVGEGLRDALDAPAGQTPPKARLQADLLLVVAALLLVAVVRPAPVAPPIAAPPPDRSPMRGGTLRVATLVNVRTLDPALAYDEAATALSDLVFARLVTFAEDGRIVPELARDLEVSADSRTYTFFLRDNVVFHDGAPLRAADVARSLERTLHPRTPCPAASHYASIQGFSAFHAGKTPHLEGVRATGDLTVEITLERPDPTFLPLLTLGFAAPVCPSSGATVDAARPPTPCGAGPFRVASWEPEGPIRLARHAAYFVPGKPYLDAIEWHTSERPTSQRYKFERGALDYTRDLGSQDAALYRASPAWSGQHAFSPSRATNAIFMNTELPPFDVRAVRRAVALAIDPSVLEKVRVEARETSRVLPEGIPGADGIPHMRRHDLAAALEEMRRAGYAFDPATGRGGYPHPIDYLAPADTFEQQAAEIFAQQLARIGLRIRLRLTSYATYLAEASRRRTTPMGWAGWKADFPDPGNFFEPTLSSRAISDEHSQNYAFFAHEELDRVLGAASSERDPEARGRLFLRAEEIVRDEAPWAPTYSPRVFEIWQPYVRGYTPHPVVPQRFRDTWIDTIALASTQTRASLGPASLLLPFGARRGAPWR; encoded by the coding sequence GTGAACGTCCGCGAGGCCGCGCGGACCTTCGTCAAAAACCCCGCGCAACGTACGGGGTTTTTCCTCGTGCTCGGCCTCGTCGGTTTTTCGCTCCTCGGCCCCCTCCTCCTCCCGCACGATCCCAACACGAGCGACTTCTCCCTCGTGCGCGACGCGCTCGGCGCGCCCCCCGGCCCCTCGCGCGCGCACCTCCTCGGCACCGACGCCCTCTACCGCGACGTGCTCGCGCGCCTCGCCCACGGCGGGCGGCTCTCGCTCGGCATCGCGGCCCTCGCCACGTTGATCGCCACGCTCGTCGGCACCGTCGTCGGCGTGACGGCGGGGTATGCCGCTGGGACGCGCGCCGGGGCGATCGACGTCGCGTTCATGCGGATCGTCGACATCCTGCTCGCGCTCCCCTTCCTGCTCACCGTCACGGCGATCGGTGCGTTCGTCGGTCGATCCGATACGCTCACCGTGCTCTGCGTGCTCGGCCTCTCGGGCTGGGGCGGCTTCGCGCGTGTCCTCCGCGCGAAGACGATGCAGATCCGCTCGCTCTCGTTCGTCACGGCCGCGCGCGCGCTCGGCGCCGGGCATGTGCGTATCGTCTTACGCCACGTCCTGCCGAACGCCGCGAACTCCATCGCCGTGCTCGCCACCACGAGCGTCGGGCAAATGATGCTCGCCGAGGCCGTGCTCGGGTACCTCTCGCTCGGCGTACCGCCGCCCGAAGCCACGTGGGGCCGCATGCTGCATGAGGCCGAGCCCTTCGTCGGCACGCGCCTCGGCCTGGTCGCCGCCCCCGCGATCGCCATCCTCCTCTCGGTGCTCGCCTTCGGTCGTGTCGGCGAGGGACTGCGCGACGCGTTAGATGCTCCGGCGGGACAAACCCCCCCGAAGGCGCGCTTGCAAGCCGATCTCCTGCTCGTCGTGGCCGCGCTCCTCCTCGTCGCCGTCGTCCGCCCCGCGCCCGTCGCGCCGCCCATCGCCGCGCCCCCGCCCGACCGCTCGCCCATGCGCGGGGGCACGCTCCGCGTCGCGACCCTCGTCAACGTGCGCACGCTCGATCCCGCGCTCGCGTATGACGAGGCCGCGACGGCGCTCTCCGACCTCGTCTTCGCGCGCCTCGTGACCTTTGCCGAAGACGGCCGCATCGTCCCCGAGCTCGCGCGGGACCTCGAGGTCTCGGCCGACAGCCGCACGTACACGTTTTTCCTGCGCGACAACGTCGTCTTCCACGACGGCGCGCCTCTCCGCGCAGCCGACGTCGCGCGCTCCCTCGAACGCACGCTCCACCCGCGCACGCCCTGCCCGGCCGCGAGCCACTACGCGTCCATCCAGGGTTTTTCCGCCTTCCATGCGGGAAAAACGCCGCACCTCGAAGGCGTGCGCGCCACGGGGGACCTCACCGTGGAGATCACGCTCGAGCGCCCCGACCCGACGTTCCTCCCGCTCCTCACGCTCGGCTTCGCCGCGCCCGTCTGCCCGTCGTCCGGCGCGACCGTGGATGCCGCTCGTCCGCCGACGCCTTGCGGCGCAGGCCCTTTTCGCGTCGCGTCGTGGGAGCCCGAGGGGCCGATCCGGCTCGCGCGACACGCGGCCTACTTCGTACCTGGCAAACCCTACCTCGACGCGATCGAGTGGCACACGAGCGAGCGCCCCACCTCGCAACGTTACAAGTTCGAACGCGGCGCGCTCGACTACACGCGTGACCTCGGCAGCCAGGACGCCGCCCTCTACCGCGCGAGCCCCGCGTGGTCGGGGCAGCACGCGTTCTCGCCTTCCCGCGCGACGAACGCGATCTTCATGAACACCGAGCTCCCGCCCTTCGACGTGCGCGCCGTGCGCCGCGCGGTGGCGCTCGCGATCGATCCGAGCGTGCTCGAAAAGGTCCGCGTCGAAGCACGCGAGACCTCACGCGTGCTGCCCGAAGGCATCCCGGGCGCCGACGGCATCCCGCACATGCGCCGCCACGACCTCGCCGCGGCGCTCGAAGAAATGCGGCGCGCTGGCTACGCCTTTGATCCGGCGACGGGCCGCGGCGGCTACCCGCATCCCATCGACTACCTCGCGCCCGCAGACACCTTCGAACAACAAGCGGCCGAGATCTTCGCGCAGCAGCTCGCGCGAATTGGTCTACGCATCCGGCTGCGGCTCACGAGTTACGCGACGTACCTCGCGGAAGCCTCGCGCAGGCGCACGACGCCGATGGGCTGGGCCGGCTGGAAGGCCGACTTCCCCGACCCCGGAAACTTCTTCGAGCCCACGCTCTCATCGCGCGCGATCAGCGACGAGCACTCGCAGAACTACGCCTTCTTCGCGCACGAGGAGCTCGACCGTGTGCTCGGCGCCGCGTCGAGCGAGCGTGATCCCGAGGCGCGTGGCCGCCTCTTCTTGCGCGCCGAAGAGATCGTCCGTGACGAGGCCCCGTGGGCGCCGACGTACTCGCCTCGCGTCTTCGAGATCTGGCAGCCCTACGTCCGCGGCTACACGCCGCACCCGGTCGTCCCGCAGCGCTTCCGCGACACGTGGATCGACACAATCGCCCTCGCCTCGACGCAAACGCGCGCGTCGCTCGGCCCCGCGTCGCTCTTGCTCCCGTTCGGCGCGCGACGAGGTGCTCCGTGGCGATGA
- a CDS encoding sigma factor-like helix-turn-helix DNA-binding protein, giving the protein MATMGDGELGGFSELEGDMDGGMNDAQTRETGDENLVEGALARKAAPATSATAITREQRRSRRKREVRARTISVKRMTKRELEIGRMLYPEMDYWKPRTRAECVDGPRPCPYVSCKHHLFLDVSARTGAIKLNFPDLEAWEMSESCALDVADRGGTTLEDVGAIMNLTRERIRQVEVKALAKLQALRDMMGLRDYVDEGPVGKRRLPVLAQSDDEDIDEEERDEDDEDDEDDDDIDDADAEAEAEAKADAEEPQILEESDDLF; this is encoded by the coding sequence ATGGCAACGATGGGTGATGGCGAGCTCGGCGGTTTCAGTGAGCTCGAGGGAGACATGGACGGCGGCATGAACGACGCGCAGACGAGGGAGACCGGGGACGAGAACCTCGTCGAGGGCGCGCTCGCCCGAAAGGCAGCCCCCGCGACATCCGCGACAGCAATCACGCGCGAGCAGAGGCGCTCGCGTCGGAAGCGTGAGGTCCGCGCCCGCACGATCAGCGTCAAGCGCATGACCAAGCGGGAGCTCGAGATCGGGCGGATGCTCTATCCCGAGATGGACTACTGGAAGCCCCGCACGCGCGCCGAGTGCGTCGACGGTCCGCGGCCTTGCCCGTACGTGTCGTGCAAGCACCACCTCTTCCTCGACGTGTCGGCGAGGACGGGCGCGATCAAGCTGAACTTCCCGGACCTCGAAGCCTGGGAGATGAGCGAGAGCTGCGCGCTCGACGTGGCCGATCGCGGCGGGACGACGCTGGAAGACGTGGGCGCGATCATGAACCTGACGCGCGAGCGCATCCGCCAGGTCGAGGTGAAGGCGCTCGCGAAGTTGCAAGCGCTGCGCGACATGATGGGGCTGCGCGACTACGTCGACGAGGGGCCCGTCGGGAAGCGCCGTCTGCCGGTGCTCGCGCAGAGCGACGATGAGGACATCGACGAGGAAGAGCGCGACGAGGACGACGAGGACGACGAGGACGACGACGATATCGATGATGCGGACGCCGAGGCGGAAGCCGAGGCGAAGGCGGACGCGGAAGAGCCGCAGATCCTCGAGGAGTCGGACGATCTGTTCTGA
- a CDS encoding ABC transporter permease has translation MILARMARRVGWALVVVYGVTMVSFVLVHVLPGDPVRMLVGPQASAADVARARELYGHGGSLRVQYLRFMRRLVHTGSGPTAEARKEPEHRSCAAIGPVHVDLGHSFHYRRPVVDLVAAKLPRSLELALAALLVQLTLGLGLGISTAARRGTRWDELGAGLSLLGISAPTFLTGLALQYVLAHRLGVLPYDGPGKTPGEHLLSLVLPALTLGIYGSALYARLVRVELGTALAEDHVRTAIAKGASRARALVVHGLRTTLVPITTLAALDLGALVGGAVVTERLFRWPGMGQMAVESLLNRDGPVIVATVLVASTAVVLSTLLVDLLAPLLDPRIDRAPNNGA, from the coding sequence ATGATCCTCGCGCGCATGGCGCGACGCGTCGGCTGGGCGCTCGTGGTCGTCTACGGCGTGACGATGGTGTCGTTCGTCCTGGTGCACGTGCTCCCGGGCGATCCGGTGCGGATGCTCGTCGGCCCGCAGGCCTCGGCCGCCGACGTCGCGCGCGCGCGCGAGCTCTACGGACATGGAGGCTCGCTCCGCGTGCAGTACCTGCGCTTCATGCGAAGGCTCGTGCACACCGGCAGTGGCCCCACCGCCGAAGCGCGCAAGGAGCCCGAGCACCGGAGCTGCGCGGCGATCGGGCCGGTGCACGTCGACCTCGGGCACAGCTTTCATTACCGGCGGCCCGTCGTGGACCTCGTGGCAGCAAAACTCCCGCGCTCCCTGGAGCTCGCGCTCGCCGCGCTCCTCGTGCAGCTCACCCTCGGCCTCGGCCTCGGCATCAGCACGGCCGCGCGCCGCGGCACCCGCTGGGACGAGCTCGGCGCGGGCCTCTCGCTCCTCGGCATCAGCGCCCCCACGTTCCTCACCGGGCTCGCGCTCCAGTACGTGCTCGCGCATCGCCTTGGCGTCCTCCCCTACGACGGCCCCGGAAAAACCCCCGGCGAACATCTCCTTTCACTCGTGCTGCCGGCCCTCACGCTCGGCATCTACGGGAGCGCCCTCTACGCGCGGCTCGTCCGCGTCGAGCTCGGCACGGCGCTCGCCGAAGACCACGTGCGCACCGCGATCGCCAAGGGCGCCTCGCGCGCGCGTGCCCTCGTCGTGCACGGCCTGCGCACGACGCTCGTCCCGATCACAACGCTCGCCGCGCTCGATCTCGGCGCGCTCGTGGGCGGCGCCGTCGTGACCGAGCGGCTCTTCCGATGGCCGGGCATGGGGCAGATGGCCGTCGAATCGCTCTTGAACCGCGACGGGCCCGTCATCGTCGCGACGGTGCTCGTGGCGTCGACGGCCGTCGTGCTCTCGACCTTGCTCGTCGATCTGCTCGCGCCGCTCCTCGATCCGCGGATCGACCGCGCTCCGAACAACGGCGCGTGA
- a CDS encoding MerR family transcriptional regulator — protein MQRISDDALDRLEREHEQGITSAEILDIFAAHEIKFSEATLRKYVQLGLLPRSVRVGKKGKHQGSQGLYPATVVRQIQRIKEMMAQDYTIEEIQREFLFVRGDIEELERTIGKVFDALRDAAKERRSETSDRAIHQELSMAERLAKDLVAKLSAIEERLMAQARLSRRAAAAGS, from the coding sequence TTGCAGCGGATCTCGGACGACGCGCTCGATCGTCTCGAACGCGAACACGAACAAGGCATCACGTCGGCCGAGATCCTCGACATCTTCGCCGCCCACGAAATCAAATTCAGTGAGGCCACGCTTCGAAAATACGTACAGCTCGGCCTCCTGCCCCGGAGCGTCCGGGTGGGCAAAAAGGGCAAGCACCAGGGCTCGCAAGGGCTCTACCCGGCGACGGTGGTCAGGCAGATCCAGCGCATCAAGGAGATGATGGCGCAGGACTACACGATCGAGGAGATCCAGCGGGAGTTCCTCTTCGTGCGGGGCGATATCGAGGAGCTCGAGCGGACGATTGGCAAGGTATTCGATGCGCTTCGTGACGCAGCGAAAGAACGACGAAGCGAGACGAGCGACCGAGCCATTCATCAGGAGCTCTCCATGGCGGAGAGGCTCGCCAAGGACCTCGTGGCCAAGCTCTCGGCGATCGAAGAGCGATTGATGGCCCAGGCCCGGCTCTCGCGAAGAGCAGCGGCAGCAGGCTCCTGA
- a CDS encoding serine/threonine-protein kinase — protein sequence MDASLVADGKQKRARARRCPACDKCFSGEVRFCPFDGDALIDAPDWNPNADPLIGQIIDARYEVVSVLGEGGTGSVYEVRHTTLGRRFALKVLRADIARDAQIVTRFIQEAKAAAAIGHPNIVAVSDFGEVQPDKSAPLTSKVPYFVMELLTGSSLASVLRSERILPADRTAAIGLQCALGLASAHEAGVIHRDLKPDNVFLVRSGDREFVKLLDFGLAKIAGTSRVTRQGIIFGTPHYMSPEQAMGQPVDHRTDIYALGVIMYECLTGRVPFEADSFKGVLDQHIHGAAVPVEQRVPDPTQIGPLGDIINRCLAKNPAERFATMAELAAALEEAMGLIPQSGDLMFGEEGQAIGPPRVEKREAPAASAARGPLVVVLAAATVIALGVVAYLAIQPPLNPPTTGATATAPTAPTAPTATVPATPTTPAAVATPAPTPTVTTPPAIATEDPTAPTQTTQVAPPPTGTQTAVVRPFGTTTGGTLKSTGAPPTATAPATTPTAPPATTTKKKSGGGGDVVDPWG from the coding sequence GTGGACGCATCGCTCGTGGCCGACGGGAAGCAAAAGCGGGCGCGCGCCCGGCGCTGCCCCGCGTGCGACAAGTGCTTCTCCGGCGAGGTGCGCTTCTGCCCGTTCGACGGCGACGCGCTCATCGACGCGCCGGACTGGAACCCGAACGCCGATCCGCTGATCGGCCAGATCATCGACGCGCGGTACGAGGTCGTGTCGGTGCTCGGCGAGGGCGGCACGGGCTCGGTGTACGAGGTCCGGCACACGACCCTCGGGCGCAGGTTCGCGCTCAAGGTGCTGCGCGCCGACATCGCGCGGGACGCGCAGATCGTCACGCGCTTCATCCAGGAAGCGAAGGCGGCCGCGGCGATCGGGCATCCGAACATCGTCGCCGTGAGCGACTTCGGCGAGGTGCAGCCGGACAAGAGCGCGCCGCTCACCTCGAAGGTCCCGTACTTCGTGATGGAGCTGCTCACGGGCAGCTCGCTCGCGAGCGTGCTGCGCAGCGAGCGGATCCTGCCGGCGGATCGCACGGCGGCGATCGGGCTCCAGTGCGCGCTCGGCCTCGCGTCCGCGCACGAGGCGGGCGTCATCCACCGCGATCTCAAGCCGGACAACGTCTTTCTCGTGCGCAGCGGCGATCGCGAATTCGTCAAGCTGCTCGATTTTGGCCTCGCGAAGATCGCGGGCACGAGCCGCGTCACGCGCCAGGGCATCATCTTCGGCACGCCGCACTACATGAGCCCCGAGCAAGCGATGGGGCAGCCGGTGGATCACCGCACCGACATCTACGCGCTCGGCGTGATCATGTACGAGTGCCTGACCGGCCGCGTGCCCTTCGAGGCCGACAGCTTCAAGGGCGTGCTCGATCAGCACATCCACGGCGCGGCCGTGCCCGTCGAGCAACGTGTCCCCGATCCCACGCAGATCGGGCCGCTCGGCGACATCATCAATCGGTGCCTCGCGAAAAACCCGGCCGAGCGGTTCGCCACGATGGCGGAGCTCGCGGCGGCGCTCGAAGAGGCGATGGGTCTCATCCCGCAGAGCGGCGATCTCATGTTCGGCGAGGAAGGCCAGGCCATCGGACCGCCGCGCGTGGAAAAACGCGAGGCGCCCGCCGCGTCGGCCGCGCGTGGGCCGCTCGTCGTGGTGCTCGCCGCGGCCACGGTGATCGCGCTCGGCGTGGTCGCGTATCTCGCGATCCAGCCGCCGCTCAACCCGCCGACGACAGGAGCGACGGCGACCGCCCCCACGGCGCCGACCGCGCCGACGGCCACGGTCCCGGCGACGCCGACCACGCCGGCCGCGGTTGCGACGCCTGCGCCGACGCCGACCGTGACGACACCGCCCGCGATCGCGACGGAGGATCCGACGGCGCCGACGCAGACCACGCAGGTCGCGCCGCCTCCGACCGGCACGCAGACGGCCGTGGTGCGTCCGTTTGGCACGACCACCGGCGGGACGTTGAAGAGCACAGGGGCGCCGCCCACCGCGACCGCGCCTGCGACCACGCCGACGGCGCCGCCCGCCACGACGACGAAAAAGAAGTCGGGCGGCGGTGGAGACGTCGTCGATCCGTGGGGCTAG
- a CDS encoding response regulator, which translates to MAKQQLLLVDADARSLRVLEVSLKKAGFSVTTAQDGADALSKIELSPPDLILTDTRLPNMDGYALVRRLKENRDWASIPVVFLTSQKSIEDKIRGLELGVEDYLTKPIFVRELIARVNLLIARRTREGIATKQQNQTGGRTRFAGLVSDMGVVDLLQTFEVSRKSGIVHIRYERHDAHIYFREGKVVDATLGRLMGEEAVYRALLWNEGSFEVEFCKVDNVDVIGASTQGLLMEGMRRVDEWGRLLEALPSLTTVFEVNAEELVDRLNEIPDELNGILRLFDGRRDLMAVVDASPFEDLSTLSTISKLYFEGLLVPRVEPSEPPAPLEDAVVGEHGHDEAAPQTAMARSLLGATSSQRAVVPGEPIAPMPGELLFEDPVVPAASSMLLSSAAPVSSRGRGAGAWGGVTSPIRSIGIAPAPESRLNPPRGPETIRQGTPGASVVAGTRSAEEERPPQTRRAGGKGALGVPDRLAADEGEETAPPTTASGRVPGAPPPAASSPEPAAADAAADPTPEEAPEPLKAAETTQRTEREAVALPEPEAAPEETASEAAEAPAEAEAAQQEEAPAEAAEAAQEEAPAAEEAAAAEEATDAAEEAPAEANASDEGAAFPAEEPDAEGAGEPLEEAASAEMARISEPPPSSDVLPIGPSPEQRARQARMMKIVGGVLAVLAALVLIGVVKQQLSGRTETKGTTPAPLPTQVAPAPTPTTTQNAVAPAATTQAPPPAPTPTTTPTTEPTAAPTAEPTAAPSSAPSSQSTSTGKPAGGGDAPASEPAPAPTPADDSGPLPVRIQKAMESGNMGKARQLAKQYTQQSPGSAEAWYLLGAAGGGASAFRKCAEIAGPESARGAECRALAGM; encoded by the coding sequence GTGGCAAAACAACAGCTCCTCCTGGTCGACGCTGACGCCCGCAGCCTGCGGGTGCTCGAAGTAAGCCTCAAAAAGGCCGGTTTCAGCGTCACGACGGCGCAAGACGGAGCAGATGCCCTTTCGAAGATCGAGCTCTCTCCGCCGGACCTGATCCTCACCGACACGCGTTTGCCGAACATGGACGGCTACGCGCTCGTGCGGCGGCTCAAGGAGAACCGCGACTGGGCGTCGATCCCCGTCGTCTTCCTCACGAGCCAGAAGTCGATCGAGGACAAGATCCGGGGCCTCGAGCTCGGCGTCGAGGACTACCTCACGAAGCCCATCTTCGTCCGCGAGCTCATCGCGCGCGTGAATCTGCTCATCGCGCGGCGTACGCGCGAGGGCATCGCCACGAAGCAACAGAACCAGACCGGCGGTCGTACGCGCTTCGCTGGGCTGGTCTCGGACATGGGCGTGGTCGACTTGCTGCAGACCTTCGAGGTCAGTCGCAAGAGCGGCATCGTGCACATCCGCTACGAGCGGCACGACGCGCACATCTACTTCCGCGAAGGCAAGGTCGTCGACGCGACGCTCGGGCGGCTCATGGGAGAGGAGGCCGTTTACCGCGCGCTCCTCTGGAACGAGGGATCGTTCGAGGTCGAGTTCTGCAAGGTCGACAATGTCGACGTGATCGGCGCCTCGACGCAGGGCCTCCTGATGGAAGGCATGCGGCGCGTCGACGAGTGGGGGCGCCTGCTCGAAGCGCTACCGTCGCTCACCACGGTGTTCGAAGTGAACGCCGAGGAGCTCGTCGATCGGTTGAACGAGATCCCCGACGAGCTGAACGGGATTCTTCGGCTGTTCGACGGTCGTCGTGATCTGATGGCCGTCGTCGATGCGTCGCCGTTCGAGGATCTCTCGACGCTGTCGACCATTTCAAAGCTCTACTTCGAGGGGCTGCTCGTTCCGCGCGTGGAACCCTCGGAGCCGCCGGCGCCGCTGGAAGACGCGGTCGTGGGCGAGCACGGGCACGACGAGGCGGCGCCGCAGACCGCGATGGCGCGTTCGCTGCTCGGCGCGACGTCGTCGCAACGCGCCGTCGTTCCAGGTGAGCCGATCGCGCCGATGCCGGGGGAACTGCTCTTCGAGGATCCGGTCGTGCCGGCCGCGTCGTCGATGTTGCTCTCGTCGGCAGCGCCGGTGAGCTCGCGGGGGCGAGGTGCGGGCGCGTGGGGCGGCGTGACGAGTCCGATTCGATCGATCGGGATCGCGCCTGCGCCCGAGAGTCGGCTGAATCCGCCGCGCGGGCCGGAGACGATCCGGCAAGGAACGCCCGGCGCGAGCGTGGTGGCAGGCACGCGGTCCGCCGAAGAGGAGCGGCCGCCGCAGACGCGTCGTGCAGGTGGGAAGGGAGCGCTCGGCGTGCCGGACCGGCTCGCCGCGGACGAGGGTGAGGAGACCGCGCCGCCGACGACGGCGTCGGGTCGAGTGCCCGGCGCACCGCCGCCCGCCGCGTCGTCGCCGGAGCCGGCAGCAGCCGATGCAGCCGCGGACCCCACGCCGGAAGAAGCGCCGGAGCCGCTGAAGGCAGCCGAGACGACGCAACGCACCGAGCGTGAAGCCGTGGCTCTGCCGGAGCCCGAGGCCGCGCCGGAGGAGACGGCGTCGGAGGCGGCCGAGGCACCGGCCGAAGCGGAAGCGGCGCAGCAGGAAGAGGCGCCGGCCGAGGCTGCGGAGGCGGCGCAGGAAGAGGCGCCGGCCGCGGAGGAAGCAGCGGCCGCGGAGGAAGCGACGGACGCGGCGGAAGAAGCTCCGGCGGAGGCGAACGCGAGCGACGAGGGCGCGGCGTTCCCCGCGGAGGAGCCGGACGCGGAAGGAGCGGGCGAGCCGCTGGAGGAAGCGGCCAGCGCGGAGATGGCGCGCATCAGCGAGCCGCCTCCGTCGAGCGACGTGCTCCCGATCGGGCCGTCGCCCGAGCAACGCGCGCGTCAGGCGCGCATGATGAAGATCGTCGGCGGGGTGCTCGCCGTGCTCGCCGCGCTCGTGTTGATCGGCGTGGTGAAGCAGCAGTTGTCCGGACGAACCGAGACGAAGGGCACGACCCCGGCGCCGCTGCCGACGCAGGTCGCGCCTGCGCCGACGCCGACGACCACGCAAAACGCGGTCGCGCCTGCGGCCACGACCCAAGCGCCTCCGCCTGCGCCGACGCCGACGACCACGCCGACGACGGAGCCCACGGCCGCGCCGACGGCCGAGCCCACGGCGGCCCCGTCGTCCGCGCCGAGCTCGCAGTCGACGTCCACGGGCAAACCCGCGGGTGGCGGCGATGCGCCCGCGTCGGAGCCTGCGCCCGCGCCCACGCCGGCGGACGACTCGGGCCCGCTGCCGGTGCGGATCCAGAAAGCGATGGAGTCCGGCAACATGGGCAAAGCGCGGCAGCTCGCGAAGCAGTACACGCAGCAATCTCCGGGCAGCGCGGAAGCTTGGTACCTGCTCGGCGCGGCGGGCGGCGGCGCGTCCGCGTTCCGCAAGTGTGCCGAGATCGCCGGCCCCGAGTCGGCGCGCGGCGCGGAGTGCCGCGCGCTCGCCGGCATGTGA
- a CDS encoding alpha/beta fold hydrolase, with translation MADKNPDPPARVLRDVNARGVRMRVLEAGSGPALLLVHGFLTSHRSFDEIIDALAPRFHVIAPDLPGFGESEKPSPTRYPYGIEAFAESMADLIAAFGVGRASVIGHAMGAAVALTLAAEHPELVTRLVVEDALCYPFPLSLRGRLPLLPVIGGAIFKQLYGRRTFRAYFRDEFFRPGAALPHERIDQHYDFFNGPSARESAYAVLRSILDTRPIIARITRITTPTLVVWGRDDRIFPAASAQRLARELPQAKLAILDAAHAPHEERPREFADLAAQFLEGKR, from the coding sequence ATGGCCGACAAGAACCCCGACCCCCCCGCGCGGGTCTTGCGGGACGTCAACGCCCGCGGCGTCCGCATGCGTGTCCTCGAAGCGGGCTCGGGGCCCGCGCTCTTGCTCGTGCACGGCTTCCTCACGAGCCACCGCTCGTTCGACGAGATCATCGACGCGCTCGCCCCGCGCTTTCACGTCATCGCGCCCGATCTGCCCGGCTTCGGCGAGAGCGAGAAGCCGAGCCCGACGCGGTATCCGTACGGGATCGAGGCCTTCGCCGAGTCGATGGCCGATCTCATCGCGGCCTTCGGTGTCGGCCGCGCCTCCGTCATCGGCCACGCGATGGGCGCGGCCGTCGCGCTCACGCTCGCAGCCGAGCACCCCGAGCTCGTGACGCGCCTCGTCGTAGAGGACGCGCTCTGTTACCCGTTCCCGCTGAGCCTCCGCGGCCGCTTGCCGCTCCTGCCCGTGATCGGCGGCGCGATCTTCAAGCAGCTCTACGGGCGCAGGACGTTCCGCGCCTACTTCCGCGACGAGTTCTTCCGCCCCGGCGCGGCGCTGCCGCACGAGCGCATCGATCAGCACTACGACTTCTTCAACGGCCCCTCCGCACGCGAAAGCGCGTACGCGGTGCTGCGCAGCATCCTCGACACGCGGCCGATCATCGCGCGCATCACGCGCATCACGACGCCCACGCTCGTCGTGTGGGGCCGCGACGATCGCATCTTCCCCGCCGCCTCCGCGCAGCGCCTCGCCCGCGAGCTGCCCCAGGCCAAGCTCGCGATCCTCGACGCCGCACACGCCCCGCACGAGGAGCGCCCGCGCGAGTTCGCCGACCTCGCCGCGCAGTTCTTGGAGGGCAAACGGTGA